The proteins below come from a single Procambarus clarkii isolate CNS0578487 chromosome 44, FALCON_Pclarkii_2.0, whole genome shotgun sequence genomic window:
- the LOC138350124 gene encoding uncharacterized protein, with amino-acid sequence MGGASCGDTVRRMMRRIGTYGVWSQYSLVGRKRKRVFKTLDICNVIIKACINTHTNATERDVETSIADMLKNAPNKHGGNRYKGGEARIHVHHIAESDVSNNENSGEPGAWHTAESSLMSI; translated from the exons atgggcggtgcaagctgtggagacacagtgagacgaatgatgaggaggatagggacctatggggtctggtctcagtattcactcgttgggcgcaagaggaaacgtgtcttcaaaaccttggatatttgtaatgtaataataa aagcctgtatcaacacccacactaatgcaactgaaagagatgttgagacaagtattgctgatatgttgaagaacgccccaaacaaacacggtggaaacagatacaag ggtggtgaagcaagaatacatgtgcatcacatagcagagtcggatgtatcgaataatgaaaacagcggagagcctggtgcatggcataccgctgaatcttctctaatgtctatatag